The DNA sequence GTGGTTATCCTGACACCAACATCCAAAATATATATCGCTCACAACTGATAGGAAACGTCAAATGGCAGGGTATTGAAAAAACCATGTTCTTTGAGAATTTCAGCTCTAATTTAACGATTAACACAGAAAGAAACATTGATTAAAAATGGACTTCTGAATACAAAAATCTACGTATCTAtataaggaaaagaaagccAAAAACAGGAAAAACGAAACAGATAAGAACTGCTACAATAATAttcgaaaaacaaaaaattcatcaaTCCAAAATGTCAACGACGAAAAACAAACACGAAAAGAATCTAGACCTAAGTTTAGAGGGGAAATTATTCGATCTCATGCTAAGAaacatcaaagaaaaaactgATTACAAGCTTCGAGcttaaaaatcaaagaagttattaaaaaaaacaaaaatcagacAAGGATCGGCAACAGAGATAGCACAGTGGACatttggggaaaaaaaagtatgaaataggaagaagaaaacgCCAATCAACAACAAATGTCAACAtctaaacaaacacaaaacgCAACACAAATTTGTACtctcaaagaaagaaaaacaatccaAATTAATGAAGCTTATCAATGTAACAAAAATAACCTGATGCCGGTAGTTCCAGTATCCATTCGAACCGGCGATCAAAACGGCCCATCTCGTTCCCACGGAGTCCTCATCGCTAGCATCGGAGGCTCCTCCGCGAAAAAAATTCAAGGCCTCGGACGGCAACCTCAGAAAATCTCCAGGAAGATCCCGGCCACCGGAAGCCAAGCCGATTACGgcgagggaaaagaaaaggagcaaAGCTCCGGTGGAGATGTTAGCCATGATTTGCGGAAAACTTGGGCTATACGCTTGGTATGAATGAtgatcacaaaaatttctttataaacaaatatataaacaaatgaaCGTAATGACGTAGCGAAATATGAGGGGTATAAATGTAAATTCGCTAGTGCCTTATGGAGAAATGACTTAACTGCCCCTGATGAGCTCACGTAACGTCGAATAATAACCGCACACGTGTATAGATAATTCCGGAGGTCATTTTCGGAAGGTTTCAAGTTGACAGGGTGGGCCCCACCTTCGGTATGGACGAATAGGCAAAGATTCCTTCGAGGATTATGGAATCCAATTATCTGTCTATGATCCTTTGAATCTTcaaagatatttatattaaaaaaaaaaaaaattatattgttaaaaattaaaattaaattaaattaataaaaatatcatccaaattttattttatatatattttttttttgtattaaaataaatatttatcatCAACaccatttattaataaaataaatatttaagaacagTATGAAATTCGGAACCTTAAATCTTAAAGGGCTCTTGATTCAAGcgtttatttataaatatataatcaaataatagtTTGATcagtaattttattatattatttaattttagataattaattttataataaattttaattagttttataaataaaggattttaataaaattatatattttaattgtaaaTATTTAGCAAAacttatatttcaaaaattaaatggggGGTATATTATGGAATTTATACTTATAAATCTtattcaattataataatttattaataaaaaataaaaataattcaaaaaataattatgtataaaataattattatagtaaagtattaattataatttataattaataattacaaatttaaatcaattaattatactTCAACATAAAATACACCTAATAAGTTAAAAAGagttataaaagaaaaataattattaaaatatttgataaggACGACTCATTTCTCTACCGTTTCACTcgtatttgtttaaaaaaaaaaagttaataggtcgtttttttttcctgttctttTATCACTTAGCTTAGGAGCCGTGCAAGATAAATGTCTCATGCatggtttattttattttgttatttaatgtGAGATTCcgcattggttgaagaggagaacaaatcatttgtaaaaatttctctctactagatgcgttttaaaatcgtgaggctgataacgatacgtaatgagtcaaagttgacaatatctactaacaataAAATTGAGCTCGTCTTTTTCAAATACGAAAAGTTTGAGATATTTGTGGAGGCTACGAAGATGACATTGATAAAGGATTTTGGATAGACATTATAGGGTGATTGGGGCATTAAATGTCAAAAGAGTTTATTGATTGCACGCAACCTAACCCATTCATTGAGGATTGATACTCATTGGTTGTGCTCTAAGCTCTTTCGTCctttactaaataaattatgatataacTTGTCCATGCACAATCATACGTGTTGTAATGGTATTCAAGAAATTCGATGACCCAAAATATCTAATTCGTACAATTAATTtggttatgaacttatttggacgagattggattgagttgaaataaatgaaaagatttcTAGATTGGTTTGGTGTCATGAATCTTCTTACACCTAGATTGGATTGAACACGAACaaactttaatttatagttaattttaaaatatacatatttgCTTTATATACCTCCAGTCACCCCTTCTTGCCTCATAAACCTCTGCCTCATAGACCTCCCATTTGCTCCTGGTAAAGCAAAAGCATTCAAGAGCTCTAGAAGAGAAATCTCTAATAGGTCTTTAGCAAAAGCATTCAAGAGCTCTAGAAGAGAAATCTCTAATAGGTCTTATGGGGTTCTCTagagtagtaatggtggcttcaaacttcccTGGAACGTGTGACTAGCAGCCTCATAGACCTTAGTCACCCCTTCTTGCCTCATAGACCTCTGCCCCCCTCATAGACCTTAGTCACCCCTTCTTGCCTCATAGACCTCTGCCCCTTCTTGCCTCATAGACCTCAGCAGCCTCATAGACCTCAGTCACCCCTTCTTGCCTCATAGACCTCTGCTCCTGGTAAAGCAAAAGCATTCAAGAGCTCTAGAAGAGAAATCTCTAACAAGTCAGGTCTTTTGGTGTTCTCTagagtagtaatggtggcttcaaactCAAGTCAGGTCTTTTGGTGTTCTCTagagtagtaatggtggcttcaaacttctctggaacagtgtgactagcagcttttcaacgacaacagaaccaagcaatctcaccaTGCACATGGACCCATCAGTGTTGACATGTACCTTACGACTTAAGACATTTATATTCATCATGATGTTAAGTGGGATTGCGGGATCATTTGCCTAgttggtgggtccatgtgcatGGGTCGTGGAaaatactacacatccaaaCTTGAACCAATCgtgagttttttaaaatatttattattaaaataatcaacGCTTAAGTAAAGGTAAGGTATCAATGAAAGCCATGCAACTAATATGAATATTAAGTTAGTTACATTTATTACATTTATGTTGGTTAATAGCCCATGAGATAGATCaagacattatttttatttttcttcactgcttcattgttttaaagattttattatgaaCATTTAAATCTATGACATCGTTTACAAACACATTTAATTATGAGCATAAtccttttattaattaattataaatatatggaAATGTGAATCCAAAAATGTTGGAAAAGACATCTAATTTCTGTTTGAATCAAAGtttatagaaatataaaatattagaaacatgaatataaaaataattaacacaTTTTAATCCCCAAATCTCAGAATCTCTCCTTTCTAGTAACCCACCAATCACATCTTCTGTACTGTTCTAACAATTAGCGATTCAAAACCGCCTAAGGATTAAAtaaggttttatttttcatgtgATTTTGTGGGCCGCCAGCTTTGCCAGCACTCCCACCGCCATGGAGTTGGTGTAAGTCACCGGCTCCGTCATGGGTGACACCGTACGCTTGTCTAAGAACTTGTCGTTGCGGTCGGGGCCGCCCAGAATTGCGCCCGTCAGCTCGTTGGGGTTCGGCGTGTCCTTGTTCAGCCAGTTCACGAAACTCATTGGGCAGTTCACTTCTGCGTTGGCTGGCATCACTGGCACCGACGCGCCGCGATGGTGCGCCTGCGTTGGTGGGTTGTTCCCAAACCCTACCATAAACGATCTTCCTAGTGGGTTGTCCCCCAACAAGTAATCCATCtgcaaattaaatttttttttaaaatgaattaaataaaattagtaaaGTCACCCGAACTTATGCTCGTGTAGTCATAATGGAGTAGTTCATGTGTCGAATAAAGAAGTTGGGAGTCTCGAATGTATTTTTATGAATCTCGAAGATGTAGTCTTCCCTCTCGGGCTTCtctaaaggtttttaaaatacccgAGAAACTGTCTACTTGAGACTGTCCCTTGGTCAATAGGTCCTACTGGATGAAGGAGCTTGCAAGTAATGGGGAAGATGGGTTGTCAAGAACGTAAAGGAGGTAGGATGGGCAGTTGGTCAGATCTAGTATGGATCGTACATAGACGGTAGTTGAAGTCGGCGGCTCTCTTAGGGTTCCCTCATCGTTAGAATTCTAGCTCTTCCAGGGTGGTATCGTTCCGGATGGATTGGTGCGGTTCCTCACGCCTAGGACACCAAAATACCGAATCATGAAcgaaagaatgtttcgttcgttctcctccccaaccaatatgggaacTCACAATTTTGTTCGAGGAAGATAAGTATATCCATTAGTGTCACGAGAACTTATattaaaagtggacaatatcatatcatatcattataaaGATTCGCATACCTGTTTCTTAGCAAAGGTCATGAGATGGGCTGGGTCAAACTGCTGGTCACTACATTTAACGTTTTGTTTATAGGCTGCAAGGATATCGCTATAAGCACTAAACACGAACGCCGTACCCGTAACATATTGCGTATTCGCTCCATCTCTCATGTGAACCATTCCACCtatcaaaatcatttcattcaATTAACTCaacaatataatatcatatcatatcatatgaaCACAAATTCTCGACATAAATACAAGACCTGGAGACACGTAAATTTGGTGGTACGGGCTGGTCGGAAGATTAGAACAAATATAGCTATCTGCCTGATTTTTGAACGTCTCTAAACCCTTCTCTCCTTCAAAATATAACTAAATAATATGCATTTTAGTatcattttaatatcaatttatgaaaatatattaaaaacattattaaaaccTTCGAAAGAAGAACTTGAGCTCCAACATATTTGAGATCCCAGCTGAATTCAGCTACACTAGCACTAATCGACTCTTCTTGAACATACTTCAAATAAACCGACTTCCTCGTTGCGACGTATAGCCATGTTGCAGCCCACAACAACTCGTCCTGTAATAATGCATAAATTATTCGATGAACCCGACACAATAAAATTCTAATCAAGAGATGGCGAGAATTACATTGTAGCCCGAGTACGAGCAATAGAAAGGGCACTCGCCATCGTAAGTTCCCTTGTGAGCTTTTGCAAATTTATAAAGCtgcaaataaaaacaaaacggACGAgttatatttgaaatgaaatgactttttaagtggttaaaagtttataccgttttagctttgttgagaagAAGACGAGCATATGTTTGATTGGAGCTTCGGAAGACCATGGAAGACGAAGCCATGGCGGCGGAGGTTTCGGCAGCAATTTCTGTACCTGGGGTCTCGGAATTAATTTGCAATACGGTCCTTGGAGTCTTCATATTTTCAGGTCTAACCCAACACTCGTGATCCTTAACTGGGTCTCCGACCTTCACCAATTTATATGAttatgtaaatgattataaatagagaattttcaCGCGAAGAGGATGATATTGAGGATTGAATTACCTCGACATATAAACGATCGCGATGAGAAGAGGCCTTGAGGAAATAATCGGTGCCCCATCTGATGGCGGCTTTAAGATTTTCCATTTCGCCGGCGGCTTCCAGCTCCGTTGGGTAAGTCAAAGCTCCCCATGATAGAGTTGTTACCGTGAAAGCCATCGGAAGTCCGTACTTCACGTTGTCTCCGGCGTCGTAATACCCTCCTACTAGGTCTACCTGCAACCACCAAAAATAAACCAATTGAATTGCTTTCTATCGTATATGACTCAAAAACCCGACCAATCTAGATTATCCAACCTAAATCAGCAACCAGCTTgagttgagttttttttttttctccggTTTGGGTTGAGATGAACTTTTGGAAAACTAAAACTCGAGTTGGTTTGCGGGTTATACTTTTTTTGTCGGGTCAACTTGACCACCCAAAATTAAGGTTACGATTGTAAGCACAAAGGCTGTAAGCATGAAGATGTAATAATGTACGTGGGGGAATTTCTCTCTCCACACCAAGTAAATCTTTGTGGGTGTGCTTCCGCTATATCAATTGGGTATCAAACAACAATTGGGTATTATTATTAACGCTATATCAAACAACAACTACAACTCAaccctacttttaagattattaggaaaattaagaatatttgacgtttgtaatgacccaacatgaaaatagagagttgggttgggttatggGTTATGAACTCTATTTTGATTGCTCGGAGTCGTTAACCTAACCATCCCAGGTTGCTCGAGCCACAACCCTATTTGGGTTGCTCGAGCCACAACCCTATTTGGGTTGCTCGAGCCACAACCCTATTTGGGTTGCTCGAGCCACAACCCTATTTGGGTTGCTCGAGCCACAACCCTATTTGGGTTGCTCGAGCCACAACCCTATTTGGGTTGCTCGAGCCACAACCCTATTTGGGTTGCTCGAGCCACAACCCTATTTGGGTGGCTCGAGTCACAACCCTATTTGGGTGGCTCGAGTCACAACCCTATTTGGGTGGCTCGAGTCCTTAACCTAACCATTCTGATTTTTTGTGTAGACCCTTATTGTTAAGGTCGCTAATAAATGATTAGGAaagagaataagaaaagaaaaaaaaggtgaagaaAGGAATCGAACATTGGCAAGTTTTCCATCGTCGAGGGCAGAGTCGCCTCTCCAAGCGGGGCGGTGATTGGGCGGGAGCTTGCCGGAGCGTTGAGcctcaagaaaaataagagattTGGTGAGGGCATCTTTGTAATTGAACTCGGCGGCATGAACAGCCCCGGGAAAGAAtggttgaaagaaaagaagggaaCCCACAAGAATGGCCATGGCAGAAAGATTGTGGATGATGGTCCCCATGGCCAAACCAAAAGGGCACTCTCAACTAAATCAAAGAGAGAGGTGTGGGGATGATGGAATGAACAACGCAGGAGGTGAATAAAAGGAGGAACAAATTATGGCTATCATTTGTATTAATGGCGCCAAATCGTTGGGTCGTTAAGTTCGTTGGAAAACAACGCTCAACATGGGATTCTGTTACTTTTTAGCttaattttggttgttttttttttttaaggatgaATTTGAATTCTGGAGNTTTGGGATGAAAGAGAATGATATTTGCTAATATACTCTTCTTATGGAGTGACGGAGCATTAGCTGTGGGACCATGAAACATGTTAAGCCTATCTCGTAATCTAGTCTACTGGATTTATAATCTATAGTTCTGATCTCAACTGTAACGACGACCTTATTTCctattattataaagttgCTACCATTTGCATGACATGACTGATAAGTAcggaaacattcatttaaaatatttcataaaacgATGTCATGGGATTAAACGTTCACAGtaaaatcttaaaacaaaacaacggaaaataaataacgtgaacttaaaataaatacaaagaaaagaataacatGATACCCTAATCTAATTTAAGGGATCAAAATAAGTTTCATAGTCTTCAGCAGACGCCGCCGTCGTCCGTACATGAGTGTCTTATCTTTACTTGAAATGtaagagtagcacatgacttgaatattttaagaaatattcagtaGTTTCTATAGTTCGATCGCATTAGAGTACCATACGAGGTAAGGATGCTTTGTGGAAgaacacgttttttttttttctccgttTACACTGAATTTGGTTTATTATTTGCATGAAAGAAGGTAAAAGAGAAGAGTTCGTATAATTTGTCGATATCAAAGAAAACTATCTCTCATTAACAAAAGTTGGGTACGAGAAACTCAGCTACAATATTCACTCGAAAGACTCAATATGTACACTTCTATACTGCTTTATGTATGCTCATGATGCTTATGCTAAAATAGCGTGTACTCGCTGCAGGCTACTTCTATAACGATCCTGTTTTTGTATTCTAACAAAGTCACTACtacatatatatgttaaaaggCTAATGCATCTATCTAGGCATTACTATGACATCATCATCCGTgcataaaatatcatataataccATGGTATTGAGCTCAACTTTCAATACGGGTAGAATTGAATGTGTAATACTTCTATATACACGTGCACGCACATAGACCCCAAGTGAGCTCGTATACGTGTCATGTAATATAtgtgtaatatatatatatatatattttaagtacattatttttgtattaaaaaaaacagctGGGCCCAATTAGGCCCAAATAAAAAACAGCTTGGCCCAATTAGGCCCAAATAAGCCCAAATAATAGTAAGAATAATGAGGAAGTTTCAGAGCAGGGACGTGGGCGATGCGTGGATGCGTAGACTCTTCAACCCCAaatccaaattcaaaatgaaactgGCAACTTAGCTACAAATCAACGCTTTCCAGGATCTTCCCGTCCCCCAATTTTGACTCTTCATCCTTACAATTcagtttcaaaaaatatttataatcagGATCGTCGCTAACTCACTCAGTTCTTCGTTCAACACTGCTCAAATTTTTCTGGGGTTTTCGTGGACTTTCGATTTTGGATCACTGTATTTCTGATTTTTGACTTCCATGGACGCGATCGCTTTCTCTGCCGCTCATTCCAATATGAAGCTTCTCGATTCCAACACCCTTAATCCGGATCGCACGGTTTCTACGTAAGTTCTTTAATCCATCGCTTCTGCTGCCCTAAAGATTTCGCTTGTGTTTGAGATTGATGATCGGATTCTTGAGTTGTCTTTTGTTCTTACTTTGGAATCTAGAATTCTGTGAAAATTTTGATCCATGTGAATTTTATACTGATTGTTGGATGAAATTACTACTGTGATGCAATGTTTGTGCGGCTTGAAGTTGTCTGGATTATAATAAGAGTTGATCATTGTGAACTTTTTTGCTTATTGTGTGGAAGATGGCAGCGCAATGGCGTAGATTCTTGAAGACGTTTTTAGGTATTATTATATCAAAGTTAAGAATTCAACGTATGCTTTTTGGTTTTTCAGGTCATTCTCTGTGCCGAAATCTCTTGTGTCTTTCTCTTGTAAATCCTCTGGAAAATTGCAAGTTCGTGATAAGTCTAGAACTCAAGGATTAGTGGTTTCTTGTTCTAGCTCCAATGGTCAGGGGCTACAACTTTCTGGCCCTGTTGAGAAGAGAGGccgtcttggacaagcattTTGCTCAGTAGGAACTGTCTCCTATGGTGAATTTGCTTTAGAATCTCACTCTCAGGCAGTAGAAGAGAAGGTTGGAGTTCTGCTCCTGAATCTAGGAGGGCCAGAAACGCTTGATGATGTTCAGCCATTTTTGTACAACCTATTTGCTGATCCGGTATCTTACTTAATCTTGTGTTTCTAGCCTTAATAACATGCCAATTTATATCAGTTCTCAATTCTTTTCATAATACATAGGATATTATTCGGCTCCCGAGGTTGTTCCGTTTTCTCCAAGAGCCATTGGCGAAGTTAATTTCTACTTTTCGTGCTCCGAAAAGCAAAGAAGGGTATGCTTCAATTGGTGGTGGCTCACCTTTGCGTAAAATAACAGATGAACAGGTTGATTGACCTCTCTATTACTTCCCTCTACTATAaaaaacattcaaatatttataatttgtgaATCCTTGTTCTAGGCACAGGCGCTTAAAATGGCTTTGGAAGAGAAAAACATATCTGCTAATGTCTATGTCGGAATGCGCTATTGGTACCCTTTCACAGAGGAAGCGATTCAGCAAGTATGTTTACATGTTCTTTTTATTCCCTGTGCCTTCTAGTTCGATACTGACCACGTGTATTGTCTTTCTTAATCGTCACTGCATTTAAGTTCATAAAAATTGATGGTACCTTTTGCTGTTTGTGGCAGATTAAGAGGGATGGGATAACAAAACTTGTGGTGCTGCCACTGTATCCACAGTACTCTATTTCGACAACCGGGTCCAGTATTCGTGTTCTCCAGAAGATTTTCAGGTGATGATCTAGTCTAATCCACTGTTGATCTTGTTATTAAAAACTTCTGCTACTGACTTATTGACTATGAGCGTATCAGGGAAGACGCATATCTCTCGACATTGCCTGTTTCGATTATAAAGTCGTGGTATCAACGAGAAGGGTATATTAAGTCGATGGCCGACTTGATTCAGACAGAGCTGAAGAATTTCGTTAATCCTCAGGAGGTATTTGATTTTAGAGAGATGGTTTAGTTTATGCAGCAAATGGCTGTCGTTGTCCGAGTCGATTAGTTCTTAATGAGGGGTCATTTGCATTTGCATCCTTAGGTTATGATTTTCTTTAGTGCACATGGGGTTCCCGTCAGTTATGTTGAGAATGCTGGAGATCCTTACAAAGATGAAATGGAGGAGTGCATCTACCTAATCATGCAAGAGTTGAAGGGCAGAGGGGTTGGAAATGAGCATACTCTTGCTTATCAGGTTAGTAATAGATTTGGAGCCTGGCTTGGtttcttatctttttcttgttttctggattttcatttttgtttatgtatTACATGTTCAGAGCCGCGTTGGACCTGTACAATGGCTAAAGCCATACACTGATGAAGTTCTTGTTGAGCTTGGCCAGAAGGGTATCAAGAGCCTCCTAGCCGTTCCCGTGAGGTATGTTCTGTTcacaaacacatgcaactcatgttCTAGGGACCTATAGAGTGAATATTGGTGGGACTGAATCATGTAACAAGTAGAATAAAATGCTCGGTGAAATTCGATCTTTCTCATTTTCGTACATTGTTTTTATGTATTCTTTGTCAACTTAAGCATGTGGCGTGTTATTTATAGTaattttacatgtttttttcctAGCTTTGTGAGTGAGCACATCGAGACTCTTGAGGAGATAGATATGGAGTATAAGCACTTGGCACTTGAATCTGGGATCGAAAACTGGGGGCGTGTGCCCGCTCTCAACTGCAAGTCTTCATTCATTGTGGATCTGGCCGATGCAGTAGTCGAAGCCCTTCCATCTGCTACGGCATTGTCACCCCACGCAGGCTCCGCAGATACAAATGATCGTGGTTCTTTTCGATTTGATCCTATCAGATTGTTATTTGGTTCAATCCTTGCATTCATCTTGTTACTCTCACCCAAAGCGTTTCTAGCGTTTAGGAATAATTTCATTTGACGATACAATGATACAAGACATAGGTAGAATAGGTCAGTGTTGCATGGATTGGATAGGGGAGGGGATCGTTTTAAATTTACTTGAGATAAAAGGCAAAAAATTTCAGCATGGCAATCATAGGTATTACGTTTTGTACTAAATTTGTATTAGGGCAAACACTGACGGATTCAGacacaaatgaaaataaaggaGGAATTACGTTTTCTTGCTCATGATTCACATTTCATATTTTAGCTCCACAAAGCAGTTGTATTTCAAGTAGCCTGTAACCATGGTTGACGCAATGGCAACGCGCTAGAGAGAAACGGACAAGCCGAAGGGAGGATAGCAAAGCACCATAAACGTTTTAACCATACCAAAACCGAAACCGAATACAGTAAAGAATTCAGACATTAATGAGGTTTCATAATTCTACCTGgcctaaaaaaaactaatcatAGCAACGAAGTTAACTGTTCTCCACAACAGACACCTATAGTGACACATACATGAATCAACTCTTTGGTGATGCTTTTGCAACCCCACTTTGCAGCGCCGACTGAGCAGATGGTGCAGAATCATAGCCCCCACGAGCAGCAGCTCCACCTGCGTTACCATCGGAAGAATATGGAGGCTGAGGGTAACCAGCACCATAAGAAGAGCTATAAGGTGGTGGAGCTTGCCCGTAACCTGGCTGACTTGTTGGAGGAACACCATAAGGTGGTGGCGCAAACCCTGGCTGAGCTGCAGTACCATAACTGGATGGTGGGACACGTTGAGAACCAGAATCTGATTGAGTGTACCCAGACGTTGGAGCCTGAGAACTGGAATATCCAGACGACAATGCAGCAGGTTGCCCATAGCCACTCGGGGTGCTTGGGGACTGAGTGCTCTGACCATATGCAGGAGGATTTGCAGGTTGTTTCTGAGTTTGAGGAGGTCCATAACTAGCCCCATACCCGGTTTGAGCGGCTGGTTGATTTCCATAACCAGTATGAGAAGGTGCAGTCATTCCGTACCCTGACTGATTTGGTGGAGGGTAGCTCCCTGGGTTAGGACTAGGCTGTTGACTTGCACCATAACCTTGCTGGCTCACCGAAGAGGGTTGTGCAGGAGGGACTGTCTGTGATGAATCCCCCTGAGACTCGTACGAATTGATCCCATCTTGGGCTGCATTGGCCACATTACCATAGTTTGGAGCAGAACTATAACCTTGCTGATCATACGTAGGTGGCTGGCTGTAACCAGCCTGAGGTGCATGATAACCACCACCATAGCCATCTTGAGAATAACCCTGTTGATTATAGGTAGAGGCCTGTGGTTGACCATAGCTGTAACCAGAGTTGTCTCCTGTAGCACCAGGAGCTCCAGGTGTTTGCTGTTGCTGCGGGGGCTGTTGATTGTAGTAATCATAACCACTTCCCTGAGTAGCAGGTTGATTTGGCGGAACAGTAGACTGGTCCCAATTGGAAGCATATCCACCAGATGCAGGTTGTGAATAACCTTGATAAGGAGGTTGTTGCATGTTATACTGAGATGAAGGG is a window from the Cucurbita pepo subsp. pepo cultivar mu-cu-16 chromosome LG07, ASM280686v2, whole genome shotgun sequence genome containing:
- the LOC111798797 gene encoding endoglucanase 16-like, which gives rise to MGTIIHNLSAMAILVGSLLFFQPFFPGAVHAAEFNYKDALTKSLIFLEAQRSGKLPPNHRPAWRGDSALDDGKLANVDLVGGYYDAGDNVKYGLPMAFTVTTLSWGALTYPTELEAAGEMENLKAAIRWGTDYFLKASSHRDRLYVEVGDPVKDHECWVRPENMKTPRTVLQINSETPGTEIAAETSAAMASSSMVFRSSNQTYARLLLNKAKTLYKFAKAHKGTYDGECPFYCSYSGYNDELLWAATWLYVATRKSVYLKYVQEESISASVAEFSWDLKYVGAQVLLSKLYFEGEKGLETFKNQADSYICSNLPTSPYHQIYVSPGGMVHMRDGANTQYVTGTAFVFSAYSDILAAYKQNVKCSDQQFDPAHLMTFAKKQMDYLLGDNPLGRSFMVGFGNNPPTQAHHRGASVPVMPANAEVNCPMSFVNWLNKDTPNPNELTGAILGGPDRNDKFLDKRTVSPMTEPVTYTNSMAVGVLAKLAAHKIT
- the LOC111798095 gene encoding ferrochelatase-2, chloroplastic-like; this translates as MDAIAFSAAHSNMKLLDSNTLNPDRTVSTSFSVPKSLVSFSCKSSGKLQVRDKSRTQGLVVSCSSSNGQGLQLSGPVEKRGRLGQAFCSVGTVSYGEFALESHSQAVEEKVGVLLLNLGGPETLDDVQPFLYNLFADPDIIRLPRLFRFLQEPLAKLISTFRAPKSKEGYASIGGGSPLRKITDEQAQALKMALEEKNISANVYVGMRYWYPFTEEAIQQIKRDGITKLVVLPLYPQYSISTTGSSIRVLQKIFREDAYLSTLPVSIIKSWYQREGYIKSMADLIQTELKNFVNPQEVMIFFSAHGVPVSYVENAGDPYKDEMEECIYLIMQELKGRGVGNEHTLAYQSRVGPVQWLKPYTDEVLVELGQKGIKSLLAVPVSFVSEHIETLEEIDMEYKHLALESGIENWGRVPALNCKSSFIVDLADAVVEALPSATALSPHAGSADTNDRGSFRFDPIRLLFGSILAFILLLSPKAFLAFRNNFI